A region from the Algoriphagus machipongonensis genome encodes:
- a CDS encoding alkaline phosphatase family protein: MKKLILASCIGLFVLQACSTQENQEEPKAKKALFVIVDGIPDDVIDSVATPNLDKIIAEGGITKATMGGEKDGYSQTPTISAVGYNSVLTGVWANKHNVWGNSIKDPNYHYPTIFRAFKDQFPEKSIGIFSTWLDNRTKLAGASLPQTQGLTFDYHFDGLELDTVNYPHDEGRIFIYNIDEEVSKAAAKTISENAPDLSWMYLEFTDDMSHRHGNSPEFVDAVEKADIQIGRVWDAIKEREANFNEDWLIVITTDHGRDMKGYGHGGQSDRERSIWIATNSDNLNNHFQERGQTVDIFPSIANFLGMEIPKGNAMELDGVPFIGPVDASQFKAEKVEGNINLNWKTLSSEEAGKIWISTTNDIKTGGEDNYELVAEVNLQDGKYSFTPESIDSEFYKIVLETPSGYLNYWIIEEKGE; encoded by the coding sequence ATGAAGAAATTAATTCTGGCAAGCTGTATTGGCTTGTTTGTATTACAAGCCTGTTCTACCCAAGAAAATCAGGAGGAACCTAAAGCGAAAAAAGCCCTTTTTGTCATTGTTGATGGTATCCCTGATGATGTTATTGATTCGGTGGCAACACCGAATTTGGATAAAATCATTGCTGAAGGAGGAATTACTAAAGCAACCATGGGAGGAGAAAAAGATGGCTATAGCCAAACTCCTACAATTTCTGCGGTTGGCTATAATTCTGTTTTGACAGGTGTATGGGCTAATAAACACAATGTTTGGGGCAATAGTATTAAAGACCCAAATTATCACTACCCCACTATTTTCAGGGCATTCAAAGATCAATTCCCAGAAAAATCAATTGGTATCTTCTCTACTTGGTTGGACAATAGAACCAAATTGGCTGGTGCTTCTTTGCCACAGACACAAGGCTTAACTTTTGATTATCATTTTGATGGTTTGGAATTAGACACTGTAAATTATCCTCATGATGAAGGAAGGATTTTCATCTATAACATCGATGAGGAAGTTTCGAAAGCGGCTGCCAAAACAATCTCTGAAAATGCTCCTGACTTATCCTGGATGTACTTAGAGTTTACGGATGATATGTCACACCGCCATGGAAACAGTCCTGAATTTGTCGATGCTGTAGAAAAAGCGGATATACAAATCGGTAGAGTTTGGGATGCAATCAAAGAAAGAGAAGCCAACTTCAATGAGGATTGGTTGATCGTGATTACGACGGATCACGGTAGAGATATGAAAGGATATGGGCATGGTGGTCAATCTGATCGTGAAAGAAGTATTTGGATTGCTACTAATTCAGATAATCTAAACAATCACTTCCAGGAGAGAGGTCAGACCGTTGATATCTTCCCTTCTATTGCAAATTTCCTAGGAATGGAAATACCAAAAGGAAACGCAATGGAATTGGATGGCGTTCCTTTTATTGGGCCTGTAGATGCAAGCCAATTCAAAGCTGAAAAAGTTGAAGGGAACATAAACCTCAATTGGAAAACGCTGTCCAGTGAAGAAGCTGGTAAAATTTGGATCAGTACTACCAATGATATCAAAACGGGTGGAGAAGATAATTATGAATTAGTGGCTGAGGTGAATTTACAAGACGGAAAGTATTCATTTACTCCAGAATCCATTGATTCAGAGTTTTATAAAATAGTATTGGAGACTCCTTCAGGATATCTAAACTATTGGATTATTGAAGAAAAAGGAGAATAA